Proteins from one Impatiens glandulifera chromosome 2, dImpGla2.1, whole genome shotgun sequence genomic window:
- the LOC124924462 gene encoding WD-40 repeat-containing protein MSI4-like: MAIMATDGSVPNTLVIINCDIVKHRVASAQHITLLNENSSSPFVKKFKTIIHPGEVNRIKELPQNRNIVATHTDGPNVLIWNVESQPNRQAVYGAQNSCPDLVLIGHKENAEFALSMGQTEPFVLSGGKDKLVVLWNIEDHISTLALETPSGGGRTIRNSKAGGSSVESITTLHPRGTYLGHQDTVEDVQFCPSSGQEFCSVGDDSCLILWDVRTGSNPTIKVEKAHDADIHCVDWNSHDLNLILTGSADNTVMMYDRRKLTSGLPVHVFEGHNAAVLCVQWSPDKASVFGSSSEDGTLNLWDHEKMGGMQELGGSSDSSPGLLFNHCGHRGKVVDFHWSSFDPWTIVSVSDDGDSIGGGGTMQIWRIIDMIYRPREEVLAELENYK, from the exons ATGGCTATCATGGCT ACTGATGGTAGTGTTCCAAACACACTTGTTATCATAAATTGTGATATTGTTAAACATAGGGTTGCTTCAGCTCAACATATCACACTG TTAAATGAAAATTCTAGTTCTCCATTTGTGAagaaattcaaaacaataattcaCCCTGGAGag GTGAATCGAATCAAAGAACTTCCTCAAAATAGAAATATTGTGGCCACTCACACTGACGGTCCAAAT GTTCTAATTTGGAATGTTGAGAGCCAGCCTAATCGACAAGCTGTGTATGGAGCCCAAAATTCTTGTCCAGATTTG GTACTTATTGGGCATAAAGAAAATGCAGAATTTGCTCTTTCCATGGGCCAAACTGAACCTTTTGTGCTTTCCGGAG GTAAGGACAAATTGGTGGTTCTATGGAATATTGAAGATCATATCTCCACCTTGGCTTTAGAGACACCATCTGGTGGTGGTAGAACCATAAGAAACTCCAAGGCTGGTGGGAGTTCTGTTGAAAGTATTACTACTCTTCATCCTCGAGGTACTTATCTAGGACATCAAGATACAGTTGAGGATGTACAATTTTGCCCTTCAAG TGGACAAGAGTTCTGTAGTGTGGGTGATGATTCATGTCTCATACTTTGGGATGTAAGGACAGGTTCAAATCCAACTATCAAG GTTGAGAAAGCTCATGATGCTGACATTCATTGTGTTGATTGGAATTCACATGATCTTAACCTTATTTTGACCGG ATCAGCTGATAATACAGTAATGATGTATGACCGTAGAAAACTTACTTCTGGATTACCCGTTCATGTATTTGAGGGTCACAATGCTGCTGTTCTGTGTGTACag TGGTCTCCAGACAAGGCATCAGTTTTTGGAAGTTCATCGGAAGATGGAACATTGAACTTATGGGATCATGAAAAG ATGGGTGGAATGCAAGAACTTGGTGGATCATCAGATAGTTCACCGGGCTTGTTATTTAACCATTGTGGTCATAG AGGCAAAGTTGTGGATTTCCATTGGAGTTCTTTTGATCCTTGGACAATCGTTAGTGTGTCGGATGATGGAGACAGTATTGGCGGTGGTGGTACTATGCAg ATATGGAGAATTATAGACATGATTTACAGACCACGAGAGGAGGTTCTGGCTGAGTTAGAGAATTATAAGTAA